Part of the Lotus japonicus ecotype B-129 chromosome 6, LjGifu_v1.2 genome, TTCTGTCTGTGTATTGCACATCTGCTTGGTTAGCATCTATAAACTTGTTCCGTGCACCGTTATTCCGTTATGGTTGTTTTGCTGCTAAATTTGTTAGTTTATGAGAATTGAGATGTTCAAGATTTCCAATTATGTTGAAAGTTGAAGTGAGATGCTGCCAATACGGCATGTGAGGGTCAATATGTTCCAACAGTTCAGTTGGGAAAATTGTCATTTATTAGAATAAATAAAAGATTTTTTGTTTATGCACTTGCTAGCCTTCTCATTATCTTATTCATCTTTGCTTCACCTTGACAATCAAttttgttgaaacttgaaagtgaGATGTATAATATGGATATCTCTATTCTTCATCAGGATGTGGACATGCTTTCTATTCAGGATCTTCAGAAGATGTAACGTTCCAATGGTGGCCATGGGAACAGTATGTTGTTTACTGTAGTCACATATTCTTATCTGTTTGCATTATCTGACATTTAGAGTTCTCCTCGAATTCAATTCACgagaaaaatatattatttcaaTTGCCTGAGCAGTTTTGTTTATACTAGTTGAATTTCGCATTTTCCTGCAGTTCCCTACTGGCCTTGCTCTGGCCATTGAGAAGAAAAGCAGACGAATAGAGATATCATTATACTGCCTTGCTCGGGCTATTGAGAGCTTCTTCACATGCATAGCTGATGCAGGATATCTGCCACAATCAAGAAGGATTAAGAGAGCTGATGTGATGGTTTTTAGCTTGTCAACAGCCATCATAATGCACTGCTATGCACAGGAGAGGGAAGTTTTCAAATCCAAATATTTGAATGTTCTTGATTGGGTGTTTGGTGTCCCTCCTCCTCCATGTGAAACCCCGCGATACAAAGATGCATAGATGGAATTGAACTGAATAGTCACTTTGCTCCTTGAAAAATATAGGGTCGATCACCTTAGTCACTGAAAGATGAAAATATCCCTGAAAAATGATAAGCGATCAATTTAGCCCTTGAAAGATGAAAGTTTTGTTAAATTTAGTACTTGAAAGATAAAACATGTAATAAATTTTAGGAACTATATTAtacttattttttttagttcGGGGACTAAACTTACTGATCTTGAATCTTTCGGGGACTAAAGTGACTATTCAGTTCAGTTGATGGAATTGCTTGCCCAGCAGAGTTTTTTATCTGAAAATTTGCCCCCGGCTTGGTGGTATGTAAATGATATTTCCCTCTCAAAGAGATTGGTGGCTGGGAACCTGAATATTGTATTAAGAAGGGAAGTACAACGATGGCAGGATGAAAATTGTTTCCTGGAAGCACTCTGATGAGATTGAAGGAGGTTTCGGCTGGTTATTGCGACATGAGATTTTTTCAAGCGAAGAGCAGACCAACTAATCTATTCATTGGAGCTCTGATCTTATTCACCAAAGTTGCTAAAACCACAAAGGATCAACTCCTCAGCTGTCTGTGTTTCCTGCTATACCTTCACATATACCATTTGTCTCCTGAGCACTagattataaaagaaaaagggtGTTTTTTACCCTTcactttgattttttaatactatttaattgaattaagtattattacattttttttcaaaatgaaTTGTTTGTCATTGTCATGACAAACTTCAGATGAGATTTTCAGCAACATATAAGATGTAAATACATCGTTCCCGTCACTTTTTTTCTCTTTAGGAAAATTAACttattaacatattttttttcccTGATGTTCAATTGGTACTAATTTGGtgctttttgaaaaaaaaaaagttatttagtGATTCGAACAttgtatgtgatttttttttgttacaagtatgtgatttttaattttaatttggttctcaaaataaaattagtatTAATCCTGAAGTAGTGAAAGTGATATTATTTTACTGAGTTAAAACCTTTAATAATGGATTTTCGGACAATCTTTGTGTGTGTTTTGGTTTTGCTTTCTTTGAAAAGTGGGATTTCCAAGCACCAAATGTGAAAGAAGGGTTAAAGACTAAAGAGTGATCCACGTTTAgttgaaatttgaaaacaaCTAAAAAGCAAGCATGCCCGAATTGTCACTCGAATACTTTTTTAAGATCTCTCTCAATTAATATAATGATGTAATGCTATCTTCTTTGGAATTCTAGATATAATATATATGTACcattttgaaaactaaaatgtgtttttcataaaatattaccGGTTGGTAAAGTAGTTGCATTAGGGTACCCAACTTCAACCATAGTGATTTGTTTATGCAAACGAACCAAATTTAGGATGCATTCAGAAGATATCTAGTGAGCAAAGTTGTTTTTTTAGTACAAAAATCCTCCAATGAGAATATGTTCAAGCCAAAAATCACATTTTGGTGAGGCTAATTTTTCAGTGGGGCTATAATCAGTGCACAAAACTTTTATTTTCGAcagcaaaaaatatatattattgaataGGTAAAATTCATGAAAACAACTCTTCCACAAATAGAACACATCAACAAAACCCCACCAAACAAAACTACCCCAAAGATCACACTTAGGAAACgtatctcattaaaaccttcctaTGAAAAACTCATTgagataaaaacctagtgaaggaaaaagagtacaaaatCCCCTAGAAAAGAAATGCCTTTTAGACACTCTATCAAACCTTATTAAAAATCAAACATTGACCACCTAAACAATCACCTTTGATGGGCAAAACATCATTGTTAATTTTCACAGTGATTCTTTTGTCTAAACTTATCAAATGTAGAAAATACCAGCGTAAATAGAATTAGCTACTATTCATTGTATCATAAGTGGTACTACAATGTCAAACGCAAGGCAAATGCTGTGGCTCATTGTCTAGCTTCGAAACTTTGGTGGGATCATTTTCCCCTGGTCGTTGATAAGGCTTTGTTTGTAGATTCAGCTTTTGCTTAATTGATTAATATATGAAGTATTTgccatcaaaaaaaaaatgtggcaCTTCAATGGAAGGCATTTAAAATCATAGTATACAATCTTTTAAATATATTCTGAACTTAGATATTAGACATTTATTTAACtaaaacatatttttatttttttataaatataaaaaaattgctaTCAAATTTTCCAATATGACCGGTTCAAGTTGGTGCAAAGTATCGATTTTCACCAACTCGACTTGGTTTGTACGGTTATGGGATTAAGCGGTTCCCAGTTCAACCCATCAAACTGGTCCAATTTTAACcactctaaaaataaaaatggagcCGCATCCAGGTGAGATTCTAGTGTAGGTGGTactattgacaaaaaaaaaggtgtAGGTGGTAGTGTAGATGAATAGTTGCTCAAGTGGACTAATCGACATTTAAAATGTTGCAAATTGAcattaaatcaaaattaaggtgcccactagggtgggcaattatcattttggtccaccggtgcaccaggGGTATTCTTGACTTTGCCCCAGGGGTATTTCAGACTTTACTCAgtcctcttcttctctctccCATTCTCCTCTGCGGCTCTGCCCCTCCCATCCCTGTCGCCCATTCGCCATTACTGCAAGAACCGAAGGTACTGGACCAAAGGTGGCTCCTTGAGAAACATCCCAGTTGGTAGTGGAACCAGAAAGACCACAAAGAGTTCATCATCAACCTCCAAacgttcttcatcatcttccccTTCACCGTCAATCTCTACCGCAACAAATCCTACAACAACAGTGTCTGACCCGACCCGGATCCTCACTGACCAACGTTTAGAATGCCCAGATCCATCAATCACCCCGCAGCAACCTGAGAAGAGAAATAGCAACCACCGCCTTGATGGATGTGGGAGGGGAAGCCACGACTGAAGAAGAGCGGCCAGTAGCGTCGGCGGCGGTCGTGGATTGCAGATCTGGCGCGAGTTTGAAGCAAACCCGTGTTGGAGTGTGACTGGGTCGCGTGTGTTGTTCCTGGTCGCGGGTTGTAGATCTGGAGTAGCGTCGTGGGTGTGCGACGCGGAAAGAGAAGGCGGCGCAGAGGCGGCGGGAAGTCTGTGGTGCGGCCGGAGGTGGAAGCGGGGAAGCGTTCATCATCAGCCATTAGTTTACCAGACAAGATCTATATCCTCGCGCCGGGAAACCTGATCTTAATCCTCCTCCGCCGCTCAACCTCCCTCCCTTGGTCTAACCGTATGTCACTCTCTGGAAAAGCGACCGAGATCGCCGCCAGGAGCGGTTATGCCACAACATGCCGGAGGTCGGCCCGAGATTCTACCCGGCGTGCGCCGGCGGAGCGGCGACGTCCAAGAGAAGCAGTGTGAGAGAGAGGGTTTGAGAGTTGGATTAGGGTTGAATATTCATTTACCTTTATGCCCTTTTAACTTCTATTCCATCTTCACCGTTGATTTAAGGAATATTCTAAGAATCTTAGATCTAATGGTATTTAATCATTGGTGCACCGGTAGACCAAAATGATaattgcccaccctagtgggcacccaaAATTAAATCCTTATACTCATTTTCCATACTTCAAAATTATCAGATAAGATGACAATGTAATCATGGTATCAGCGGAACTAAGATGAGATCAAAAGTCCCAAGTATCAATGCAATCCAACTGATAAACTGAAATGGACAGTATAGATGACTAGTTCTACGATTGATAGTTCTTCTGCCATTCAAGAGAGGAAAAAGATCAGATAATGGTTTTATCACGTCAAAAAAGACTTGTCATTCTTCATCCGAGCCTGAACTTTCAGCAGCTTGACCATGTTTTTTCGCAGTGCCATTGGTAGCTTGATGCTTATTTTTTGAGTTctgatcatcttcttcatcttcactgTACTCACTCTCATAGTCATCATCGTACTCTTCATCCTCATTATCCTCGTCCTCCTCAACCCCATCCTCCATGATAGGTCCTTCGTCAGCCAAAACAGCCCCCCTGGTGCCAGCCCGAGTCCGTTTCACAATTTTGAGCTTTACATTTGTCCTTCTGTCACAACCCAACCAAGAGTCACACAATAAATAGCAAGTCAAATTGTAGTTACCCTCTGATGGGGCCTGGAACTTGCCCATTACCAATCTAGACCCCGCCTTCACCTTCTCAACTGCTTCTGCAACTGCCTTGCTGGTCTCCTTCACAGTTGCCCCTGACCCCTCCTTAGATTCCTCAATTGCCTTAGATGCAGCAGTTATAGCAGCAGCTTCATCCAAGAAACTAACCTTCTGGAAAAACCACACATTATTCGAAACAGAATCCGCAAGCAAAAACCAGAAATTCTCTTCCTTGTGAAATGGGTAGTAGGGGGCATGCGGAAGGGCACCGATCAGGCCATTACCCCTCTTAACATTTATCCAAGCATGTAAAGTCACAATGTCACCCTCTTGCATACCCTCTTCACCTTCAGTCTCACAAGTTACGTCAAGTGTAATGGAAGGCATCATATCCAGTACCACCTCAATGTCTTGCACTTCAGCAGAAGATAAACCACCTGTTTGAATAAGCAGCTCAGCTCGTTCCTGTGGGTCCATGTCATGAAGTTCCTGAAATGTTCTCACCTTCTGCATATCAAGAAGGAAAAAACTTAGCTCCAACTCGTGAGCATGAGATCAAATAGGAAATTCTGAAGACCCAGAAATAAAAAGGAAATACAACATTTGAATTTCAAACAGTCAGTAGTCACTAGTCACTATACAATATATAGTTGTATACAACTTCGGGCTAGTTCTGCAGAACAGAGATAGCTCTGCAGTTcttgtaaaaataaaataggatCAGTAATTTCACAGAACTAGTAATTCAGCCACTAGATCCTATCAAATTAATAAGAAGCCCATACAAATAATTTCCTTTTATCAATCTCAAGAAAGGGTGGCTGAAGTCAAAATTCAAAAAAGTGGATCCAACGAGTAGCTAACTAGTAAGTGACTAGCTACATTTGATCCCCTGGAAATATGTTCCTAAAAGGTTTGCCAATATGTTAACTCTACGATCAAGTCTCAAGATCTTCGACCATGTAACAACAGAGAATAGCACAAGACATGAGCATCAAAACTAGGGAAATTTAACCATTTACATTTGGCCATACCTTGCGGGCCACTTTCTTAATAACAGTCTCACTAATATGTGGCAGCTGAAGAAATGGGGCACTGCCTTCTGGTGATCCACCAGTAGTCTTTCTAGCGCTGAGAGGAACGGCCTACATAAAGAAAAGAAACCCGcaaattaaaattgttttatATCAAGGAAAAGGCAAAGATATTAATTCTGATATATTCAGCAAGACTACATTGCTAAACAAGAAAAACAAACATAACCAAAAAAGAAATGCACAACTTAATTCCAATTCACCACCAAGGCATTTTTTTAGCCTTAAGTGATAACACATCAATAGAAGTAACACATTTGTACCACATAACCCAACCTCCTAGTTCTTGAAGAGATCACATTAAACTAATAGGCATCAGCAAAAGAACCAAAACATAAtagaagaaaaaaccaaaaacttTCGATTCTCATTTTAATTGAAGGATCTACAATGTTAAGCAGAAGCACTTTTCAATTGTTCTTACAAATAAAAATCACAAATAATAATTGAAGTAAAATACAAAAGAACATTAAGTATAGTCCAAAAGAACCAATTGCAACTTACAAATAAATGAGAATAAGGAATAACATGAATACTATCCCACAGTATTTGGTACAGTGAGACTAATCTGTAACTTAATTTAACATGGAAACCAAAGTGACTGAATACTAGCAGATTATACTTTAGATCAGCATATATTTGTTACCTGGATGATGCATTGAGAAAGCTCAACAACACCGATTGCAGGTCTCAGCCACCCGTGCCCTTGAGCAGTGCGTGGTAGAAGTGCCATCTTTTACAGAAAGTAGAGCATTAAATTAAATCATGTTCAAATACAAATAGCACATACTCATAACTATAAATCCAGAAACATAAATACCATATCCATCATATAAGAGACGATGACAAGGAAAAATTGAGGCATAATGCACAAACATGGTACATCATTCATGTAGGTATTTGGTCCTGTAAATTTCAGCACATGATTATATGTTTTCCAAGTCATTCCCGATTGAGTTACTCAATAAGATTTCAACACATAACATTATTCTTGGGGTCAATCTATCAATAACAGAAACTATGCATCTCATAAAATTAGTTACAACAACTATTTAGTTCCTTTCATGATATAACATCATATATGCAAAACATTCAAGTTTGACAAGTGTCTAAGACTAAACATAAATATTAATCCTCAAGCCCGCGCGGTGGATGATTTTGTCTGTATAGAGTAATTTCTAAAAATTTAGTGTTTCAACATTTCTTTATCGATGCAACTTCTGAAATACCATTAAAATTCGCAAAAGGCTGAGCAAACTTGAATAGAAAACTAATTATTTAGTCTGTCACCTTCATTAGTTCTTCAAGAAGGCGAGGTGCTGTCTCTAAAATTCTTCTGAAATCACTTTGTAAAGATGGAGACAAAGCTGCAAATTCACGAGTCAACTGAGTTTGAACCAACAGCTCAGTCTGAAAGAAAATAGCATAGGTGTGAGGACATAAAGGACTATGAGGAATAGAATCGAACAATCACGTACAGATAAAAGAAGAATACTTTAATTGGTTTAGCTATACAAGAAGATACCTTAACCAGTGCAGGATGCTGCTTCCAAAACTTAGCCTGCTCCTGCTTAATGTTTTTTAGGTCAAGATTCAACTCGCTCCTCACCAACATAAAAAGCTTCTGAAGAGGTTCATCATCAGTCCTACGAACTGGAATTTCCATGTATTCAGCAGCCTTTGTAAAGACATCCATGACTTTGCTGTATAACATAATACCACAATTAAAAATAAGTATCTACTATAAACATGGATTTGGGTGGgggtgaggggggggggggggattctCGTACTGTcataaaataagttaaataaaataatgtgCGACTTCACTGTTTTCTCTTCAATCCCTGATAAGTAGTTATTTTAAATCTCAATATTTCATCAACATGATGCCGTAATTCAATCTTGGGCAAGTTCAAAATGGAAGACAATTTACAAATCTATACAAACATGCAGTTTGCTGACAAACATAAATTCACAAGGTGATAATTCTCAATCAACTTCAACCTGATTCAACAATAAGAACACACTGATTACAAAAGCTAATGAACGCAAATATTCAATGGTTGTCTGTCTGCATAAAACTAGCTTCTCTATATCCTCAGAACCAAAGTAGAGAGTTACAGATGGTCCTGATTGTGGTCCATACTATCCTTCTATGAGAGGATAGGTAGGTAAAAAGATATGGCAGATATGGAGATTGCAGAAGTGGTGGAGCAGAAGACCGAGGAGGCTATGAACCATTTGTCAAGGTACTAGAAAAGCACCAGAAGCTGAAAGAGTTGCTGGAACGTATCAAGGCAAAGAAGGATTGAAGTCCTGATAGAACCAATGTAGCTAACTAAAACATTATCCCCATTCATTCTTGGGGAACACCTGACACTCCACTAGCCCATGAAATCCAGCTTCGACACCTCTTACACAAAAATGGCCATATCGACCACCTCAACCATGAGAAAAAATGCCACAACATCCACCTAATGATGATCTATAGATATAGGGAAATCAATCAGATGAAATAGGAAAATAATTAGCCAAATGTTCCCACAAAGGAAAGGAGGCAAACAAGGCCTTGTTGCAACTTGATGACAAACTGGAGCAGGTTGAGTGTGTGACCTGTGAACTTAAGTGTAATGGGTGTTCCTCGTGCAATATTGACCAATAGACAATAGTACATTGGCCAGGTTGGCTTGTCAATGCTTCCAGATGTGCACTAAGTTAGGACAGGGTTTCAATCTCTTTGACCTCATGGATCAACCTATTGTTGATGGAGGTACTGAAGGCATGATAGTCCTCCAGTAAAACCCAAAGAAAGAATCACATGTGTGTAAATAAAGGCTCAAACAATTCTCATTTCACAAGCTAACTTTTAGATGCAATATTGTACCATCCACAGATGTACAAGAATCGACCTGGCCTCGCGGCTATGCAACTATCTCGATGAAATTAGCATGGCCCTACAGCTTTCCTAGTttccaataatcaaatcaatatGTCCCTAAGACTTTCCGAAGGGGGAAGAAAAGGCCTACAGCTCAATGCTCCAGATGTTGAGTACTGGTCATGAGAAGGGTGTTAAGATCCCAATCGCACATCAACTAGAGACAAGACAAATAATCCTCATAAAAGCTTGGGCAATCACCACCTCATAAGCAAGCTCTTGGGATTCCTTGAGCTAGCCTAGCCCAAATTCTAAGAAtcaagaagccaagagaaattGACAGGATGTAAATGAAAATGATAGAAAATAGAGAGATGACCCAATAATGAAATTTTGCCCAGTCAACTGAACTTGTTAACTGGATGTACAGTTTACATATATCCAAATAACAGCCTAACTGAATTGATTTGTTACTGACGCTAACAGGTGCCAGCAACTTATATGTAGCAGAGACTGCAGTTAATATACAGTTGTTAACAGCTGACTAAGCTAAAACTAAGATACTCTGATAactaaaataaacataaacactGAATATACCTGGGGGCTAAAGAAGGCTTCATGAGGTAGTAGTAAGTAGAAAGTGTTTGATGCATGACATAGTTGCCGGAATACTTTGACGATCTGGAGAGATAAACAACAGCCACGACCAATGGCAAGAGAATGCACACACCAACAATCCAAATTAGAAGTATTCCACCAGATGCCCCATCAATATTTAGCAGGAATTGAGGGAGAGCTATACCCATTTGAAATCCCTGCAATAAAACATCATGCATATTTCACCAGCATAAAAACAAAAAGACAACAATCACCAGATCACTGTCTCACGGTTTAGTTTTATTACCTGCCTGCCATCAGGATGgccatatttttcataattttcacGAGCTGTTGGATCTGTCAGAGCTTGATAAGCCTTAGCAATGTGCTCAACAAAGTATTTATGCGCCTCTGtaattaaaagaaataaaaactatCAGTCACATGGAGTAACTGCAGGGAGCTCGCGTTCTTACAAACATCAAAGTTTGCAACTATCAGAAACATGTTTAACATCAGAAAGACCTTCAACCTGGATCTGGATTTTTATCTGGATGGTATTGAACGGAAAGTCTcctatattttttctttatttcagaCTCTGGTGCTCCAGGCTCTAATCCAAGAATATTAAATGGATCGAAAATTTCAATCTGCATAAATTTTGCAGGAGAAATTTTAGAACGTGCATCATTTAAAACACTAAGAGAATAGATCCTTTATAACAAAATTCATATCTCATGTAGTGGAATGACTGAATTCATTTTAGCTTTGACTTGTTTACCTCACGATTCATAGTCTTTATGTAATAAACCAGAATAATCATAACCACCCAAAGCAGTAACAATGTAAAGTTACTCCATGTTGAGACGTTCGAAATCTGCAAAATCACAGGAAGGAAAATTAAAATCAGGAGAAATGAGAGGTAATAAGTGAAAGTAAATAACAATGCAATCATTAAAATACAAAATGTACGTAGGGGAAAACGACCTCACCCTCTGAAATATTGATTTACGGTACTTCCCTGATCGCGAGCATTCAGAGCACTGACAGTGGATGCTCTTTGATTTCTTAGAGGCAAAACGACACAGCTTCGTTATTGTATACGGAACTATGGGGATGGCCATTATTGTCAGTATGAATATCGGGAACAGCTGACTAGTCTCCTCCGAAGCAGCCATTGTTCACCTTCAGCAACTCAAACAACCTCAGTACAAAATTAACGAACTTGCAAATGCGACCCCTGTTAACAAATCATAACTCAATCTTCGAACATCAACATTCAAAAGAAAACAACCAATTATGCAACAACACACAGAAACACAAGAATCAGAACccccaaaacaaacaaaaaatcaccGCGGGCAGGTCGCAAAATGGCTGTTtggaattggaaaaaaaaaatgctccCCATTTTTCAACCCTAGCTAAAAATCCAATCTTTATTGTTTGTTTGGGGTTTTTATTCTTCCAATTGGAATCCCCAAATCACAATTTGAGTAAAACCACGATACACTGAAATTCCCAAATGCAAAATGAAATTCGCAGTGGCTATATACATAATAACAAGCTTGAAAAGCATGATCATTCAGCATGTGAAATGGGAAATGGGAAATCACAATTCATCAAATCAAATTCGAAACGAAAACAGCAGCACCACGAAACGAATTCATCTATCCAATCCAGAATCAACGATATAGaaaattcaagaacaaacaaaaACACAGAAGGTAGCATCAGTAACAGTAACGGTTCAAGAGTCAACCATGGATGGAGTTGTTAGATTCAGAATCAATTACATACAAAAAAGGGGTCGTTAACTAGGAAATTCTGAGAGGAAAATGAACAAGGAAAAGGGAAATCGAATTGAGAGAACCTGCGAAATTCAATAAGGAAATCGATGGGCGCGCCGACAAGGTGTGAAATCAAGGAGATCGAGAAGCAGAAGAAGCATGCAGTGAGTGTGGCCTTGGAATCAGAGTGTGAATGATATTAGATGAGATCGCGGCACACATAGAAATAAAAACTACTACtatgaataaatataaatactattaaattaattaagagTTTTTTATACGTTAGTCTCAAATAAAgagaaaattttaattcaattaaatataatataatatgataTTTGTTTTCCAATTGTAATGAAAAATTATTGCTTATGTTTCAttgctttgttt contains:
- the LOC130722401 gene encoding dnaJ protein ERDJ2A-like; this translates as MAASEETSQLFPIFILTIMAIPIVPYTITKLCRFASKKSKSIHCQCSECSRSGKYRKSIFQRISNVSTWSNFTLLLLWVVMIILVYYIKTMNREIEIFDPFNILGLEPGAPESEIKKKYRRLSVQYHPDKNPDPEAHKYFVEHIAKAYQALTDPTARENYEKYGHPDGRQGFQMGIALPQFLLNIDGASGGILLIWIVGVCILLPLVVAVVYLSRSSKYSGNYVMHQTLSTYYYLMKPSLAPSKVMDVFTKAAEYMEIPVRRTDDEPLQKLFMLVRSELNLDLKNIKQEQAKFWKQHPALVKTELLVQTQLTREFAALSPSLQSDFRRILETAPRLLEELMKMALLPRTAQGHGWLRPAIGVVELSQCIIQAVPLSARKTTGGSPEGSAPFLQLPHISETVIKKVARKKVRTFQELHDMDPQERAELLIQTGGLSSAEVQDIEVVLDMMPSITLDVTCETEGEEGMQEGDIVTLHAWINVKRGNGLIGALPHAPYYPFHKEENFWFLLADSVSNNVWFFQKVSFLDEAAAITAASKAIEESKEGSGATVKETSKAVAEAVEKVKAGSRLVMGKFQAPSEGNYNLTCYLLCDSWLGCDRRTNVKLKIVKRTRAGTRGAVLADEGPIMEDGVEEDEDNEDEEYDDDYESEYSEDEEDDQNSKNKHQATNGTAKKHGQAAESSGSDEE